A window of the Kosakonia sp. BYX6 genome harbors these coding sequences:
- the kduD gene encoding 2-dehydro-3-deoxy-D-gluconate 5-dehydrogenase KduD, which produces MILDAFSLQGKVAVVSGCDTGLGQGMALGLAEAGCDIVGINIVEPTETIERVTALGRRFLSLTADLRKIDGIPALLERAVAEFGKIDILVNNAGLIRREDAINFSEQDWDDVMNLNIKSVFFMSQAAAKHFIAQGNGGKIINIASMLSFQGGIRVPSYTASKSGVMGVTRLLANEWAKHNINVNAIAPGYMATNNTQQLRADEQRSAEILDRIPAGRWGLPSDLMGPVVFLASKASDYISGYTIAVDGGWLAR; this is translated from the coding sequence ATGATTCTGGATGCATTTTCTCTTCAAGGTAAAGTTGCGGTAGTGAGCGGTTGCGATACCGGTCTGGGCCAGGGTATGGCGCTGGGGTTGGCGGAAGCGGGCTGCGACATCGTTGGTATCAACATTGTTGAACCAACGGAAACTATCGAGCGCGTTACCGCGCTGGGCCGTCGTTTTCTTAGCCTGACCGCCGATCTGCGTAAGATCGATGGCATTCCGGCGCTGCTGGAGCGCGCAGTCGCGGAATTCGGCAAGATCGATATTCTGGTCAACAACGCGGGTCTGATTCGCCGCGAAGACGCGATCAACTTCAGCGAGCAGGATTGGGATGACGTCATGAACCTGAACATCAAGAGCGTGTTCTTCATGTCCCAGGCGGCGGCGAAACACTTTATCGCGCAGGGTAACGGCGGCAAAATCATCAACATCGCTTCCATGCTCTCCTTCCAGGGAGGCATCCGTGTGCCGTCTTACACCGCGTCGAAGAGCGGCGTGATGGGCGTGACCCGTCTGCTGGCGAACGAGTGGGCGAAGCACAATATCAACGTTAACGCGATTGCGCCGGGCTACATGGCGACCAACAACACCCAGCAACTGCGTGCCGATGAGCAACGCAGCGCCGAGATCCTCGACCGCATTCCGGCGGGCCGCTGGGGTCTGCCAAGCGATCTGATGGGGCCGGTGGTGTTCCTGGCGTCAAAAGCGTCCGATTACATCAGCGGTTACACCATTGCTGTCGACGGTGGCTGGCTGGCGCGTTAA
- the araE gene encoding arabinose-proton symporter AraE, with translation MASLSNDSVVLPRALRDTRRMNLFVSVSAAVAGLLFGLDIGVIAGALPFITDHFTLSNRLQEWVVSSMMLGAALGALFNGWLSFRLGRKYSLMVGAVLFVAGSLGSAFAASIEVLLISRVLLGVAVGIASYTAPLYLSEMASENVRGKMISMYQLMVTLGIVLAFLSDTAFSYSGNWRAMLGVLALPAVLLIILVVFLPNSPRWLAQKGRHIEAEEVLRMLRDTSEKAREELNEIRESLKLKQGGFQLFKANRNVRRAVFLGMLLQAMQQFTGMNIIMYYAPRIFKMAGFTTTEQQMIATLVVGLTFMFATFIAVFTVDKAGRKPALKIGFSVMALGTLILGYCLMQFDNGTASNGLSWLSVGMTMICIAGYAMSAAPVVWILCSEIQPLKCRDFGITCSTTTNWVSNMIIGATFLTLLDAIGAAGTFWLYTALNLAFVGVTFWLIPETKNVTLEHIERRLMAGEKLRDIGV, from the coding sequence ATGGCTTCTCTCAGTAATGACTCTGTAGTTTTACCGCGCGCGCTGCGTGATACCCGGCGCATGAACCTGTTTGTCTCCGTTTCAGCCGCCGTCGCCGGCCTGCTGTTTGGTCTGGACATCGGCGTGATTGCCGGTGCGCTGCCGTTTATCACCGATCACTTCACCTTAAGCAACCGCTTGCAGGAGTGGGTTGTGAGCAGCATGATGCTCGGCGCGGCGCTCGGTGCGTTGTTCAACGGCTGGCTCTCTTTCCGGCTTGGGCGCAAATATAGCCTGATGGTCGGTGCAGTGTTGTTTGTCGCCGGTTCGCTGGGGTCGGCGTTTGCCGCAAGCATTGAAGTGCTGCTGATTTCCCGCGTACTGCTTGGCGTCGCGGTTGGCATTGCGTCTTATACCGCGCCGCTTTATCTCTCTGAAATGGCGAGTGAAAACGTGCGCGGCAAGATGATCAGCATGTACCAGTTGATGGTGACGCTAGGGATTGTGCTGGCGTTTTTGTCGGATACGGCATTTAGCTACTCTGGCAACTGGCGGGCGATGCTCGGCGTGCTGGCGCTACCGGCGGTGTTGCTGATTATTCTGGTGGTGTTCCTGCCCAACAGCCCGCGCTGGCTGGCGCAAAAAGGGCGGCATATTGAAGCGGAAGAAGTATTGCGTATGCTGCGTGATACCTCGGAAAAAGCGCGTGAAGAGTTAAATGAAATCCGCGAAAGCCTGAAGCTCAAGCAGGGCGGTTTTCAGTTGTTCAAAGCGAACCGCAATGTGCGCCGCGCCGTGTTCCTCGGCATGTTGTTGCAGGCGATGCAGCAGTTTACCGGGATGAACATCATCATGTATTACGCGCCGCGCATTTTTAAAATGGCCGGGTTTACCACCACCGAACAGCAGATGATCGCCACGTTAGTCGTCGGCTTGACTTTTATGTTCGCCACCTTTATTGCCGTTTTTACGGTGGATAAAGCCGGACGCAAACCGGCGTTGAAAATCGGTTTTAGCGTGATGGCGCTTGGCACGTTGATCCTCGGTTACTGCCTGATGCAGTTCGATAACGGCACCGCCTCGAACGGTTTGTCCTGGCTTTCTGTGGGCATGACGATGATCTGTATCGCGGGCTACGCGATGAGCGCCGCGCCGGTGGTGTGGATTTTGTGCTCGGAGATCCAGCCGCTGAAATGCCGCGATTTTGGCATTACCTGTTCCACCACCACCAACTGGGTGTCGAACATGATTATCGGCGCGACCTTCCTGACCTTGCTGGACGCCATTGGTGCGGCGGGCACGTTCTGGCTTTATACGGCGTTGAACCTGGCGTTTGTCGGTGTGACGTTCTGGCTGATCCCGGAAACGAAAAACGTCACGCTGGAACATATTGAACGTCGGTTAATGGCAGGGGAGAAATTGCGGGATATTGGGGTTTGA